A segment of the Streptomyces sp. NBC_01235 genome:
TCCTGAAGCTCATGGAGGTCGTCGGCGACATCGTGCCGCCCGGCGTCCTCAACGTCGTCAACGGCCCCGGTGCCGAGATCGGCAAGGCGCTCGCCACCAACAAGCGCATCGCCAAGGTCGCCTTCACCGGTGAGACCACCACGGGCCGTCTGATCATGCAGTACGCGTCCCAGAACATCATCCCGGTCACCCTGGAGCTGGGCGGCAAGTCGCCGAACATCTTCTTCAACGACGTGGCCGCAGCCGACGACGACTTCCTCAGCAAGGCCGTCGAAGGACTCGTCCTGTACGCGTTCAACAAGGGCGAGGTCTGCACCTGCCCCTCCCGCGCACTCATCCAGGAGGACATCTACGAGGAGTTCATGGGCCGTTGCCTGGAGCGGATCCGCGCCATCAAGCAGGGCGACCCGCTCGACACCGAGACCATGATCGGCCCCCAGGTGTCGAAGCAGCAGGTCGAGAAGATCGCCTCGTACGTCGAGATCGGCGTCAAGGAGGGTGCCGAACTGCTGATCGGCGGCCACCGGCCCACGCTCGGCGGGGAGTTCGCGAACGGCTACTTCTACGAGCCGACCCTTCTCAAGGGCGACAACAAGATGCGGGTCTTCCAGGAGGAGATCTTCGGACCCGTCCTCGCGGTCACCACCTTCAAGGACGAGGCCGAGGCCCTCGAGATCGCCAACGACACGCTGTACGGCCTCGGCGCCGGCGTGTGGACCCGCGACGGCGCCCGTGCCTACCGCATGGGCCGCGCCATCAAGGCGGGCCGGGTCTGGACGAACTGCTACCACCAGTACCCCGCCGGTGCCGCGTTCGGCGGCTACAAGGTCTCCGGCATCGGCCGCGAGAACCACAAGATGATGCTCGAGCACTACAGCCAGACCAAGAACCTCCTGGTCAGCTACGGCACCAAGCCGCTCGGGCTGTTCTAGGAAGGAGCGCGACGACATGCTCGCGAACGTCGAGAACGGCACCGCGGGACGTGTCACCGTCACCCGGGCGGCCCGCAAGGCCATCGAGGCCCTGCGCGCCGCCCAGGGCGCACCGGTGATGTTCGTCCAGTCCGGTGGCTGCTGCGACGGCAGCGACCCGATGTGCTTCCCCGGCGGGGAATTCGCCCTGGGGGAGGGCGACATGCTCGTCGGAGTGGTGCACGGCTGCACCTTCCACATCAACGCCGACCTGTACGAGGCGCTCGGCCGCCCGTTCCTCCTTCTGGACGTCGAACCGGGCACGCCGGGCGGCTTCTCCCTCGCGGCCGGAGACGGGCTGCACTTCGTCACCCGGATCAAGGCGCCCCGGCGCCGGAGCAGTTGAGGAGCAGAGAAAATGAAGGCAGCAGTGGTCACCGAATTCGGCAAGGCCCTGGAGATCCAGGACCTGCCCGTCCCCGAGCCCGGCCCCGGACAGGTACTCGTCCGCATGGAGGCCTCCGGGCTCTGCCACACCGACATCCACGCGGCCCACGGCGACTGGCCCGTCAAGCCGCATCCCCCGTTCATCCCCGGCCACGAGGGCGTCGGCCCCGTCCAGGCCGTCGGCGCCGGCGTCTCCGAGGCGCTCCTCGGCAAGCGGGTCGCCGTCCCCTGGCTCGGCTCGTCCTGCGGCACCTGCCGCTACTGCGTCTCCGGCTGGGAGACCCTGTGCCGGTCGCAGGTCAACTCCGGCTACTCCGTGGACGGTTGCTACGCCGAGTACACCGTCGCCAACGCGGGCGCGGTCGTCCGCGTGCCCGACGGCGTGTCGTCTCTCGACGCGGCACCGCTGACCTGCGCGGGC
Coding sequences within it:
- a CDS encoding aldehyde dehydrogenase family protein encodes the protein MKYQPPGTPGSVVDVAPRYENFVGGKWQAPTTGQYTPNLCPATAKLICEIPKSGPEDIELALDAAHSAKDKWGEASTAQRAAVLNKMADAIDAHREELAVAESWENGKPVRETLAADIPLAADHFRYFAAAIRAQESEITEIDKETIAYHFHEPLGVVGQIIPFNFPLLMAAWKLAPALAAGNCTVIKPASPTPWSILKLMEVVGDIVPPGVLNVVNGPGAEIGKALATNKRIAKVAFTGETTTGRLIMQYASQNIIPVTLELGGKSPNIFFNDVAAADDDFLSKAVEGLVLYAFNKGEVCTCPSRALIQEDIYEEFMGRCLERIRAIKQGDPLDTETMIGPQVSKQQVEKIASYVEIGVKEGAELLIGGHRPTLGGEFANGYFYEPTLLKGDNKMRVFQEEIFGPVLAVTTFKDEAEALEIANDTLYGLGAGVWTRDGARAYRMGRAIKAGRVWTNCYHQYPAGAAFGGYKVSGIGRENHKMMLEHYSQTKNLLVSYGTKPLGLF
- a CDS encoding DUF779 domain-containing protein — protein: MLANVENGTAGRVTVTRAARKAIEALRAAQGAPVMFVQSGGCCDGSDPMCFPGGEFALGEGDMLVGVVHGCTFHINADLYEALGRPFLLLDVEPGTPGGFSLAAGDGLHFVTRIKAPRRRSS